Within the Desulfarculaceae bacterium genome, the region GTTTCCTTCTATGCTAAGGCCTTGTTACGCCCTGTCAAGCCGGATAAGCCCCGCCGCCAAGGGTCTCCAAGCGCTTGGCGAAGCCCTCCTGGTCCACGCTGTACTCCTGGGTGCCGTAGCAGGCCACGGCGTAAGAGGACAGCACCGCGCCCCACAGGCAGGCCTGGGCCAGGTCCAGGCCCAGGGAGATACCCTTCATCAGCCCGGCCCGGTAGGCGTCGCCCGCGCCGGTGGGGTCCAAGACCTTTTCGGCCTTGGCGATGGGAATGTCGGTGCGCTCCTGGCCCCGCCAGAGCACCGAGCCCTCCTCGCCCTTGGTGGTGATCACCGCCCCAACCCGCTCCAAAATCTGGCTGAGCTTGAGGCCGGTCATGCGGCGGATCAGCTCCAGCTCATAGTCGTTGGAGATGAGCACCTCGGCCCCGGTGAGGGCCTTGTCCAGGTCCGGCCCCTGCCAGATGTTGAGCGACTGGCCGGGGTCGAAGATGTAGGGCACGCCCTTGGCCCGGAACTCCTTGGGCAGGCGCTGCATGTCCTCCAGGTTGCCCGGGGCCACGATGGCCAGGGAGCTCTTGGGGTTCATCTCGCCCACGTCGCACAGGCAGGGGTGGTTCATGGCTCCGGGGTTGAAGCCGGTGATCTGGTTGTCCGCCTTGTCGGTGGTGATGAAGGCCCCGGCGGTGAACTCCTCTTCCAAGACCCGGACGCGGCTGCCGTCGATGCCCTGGCTCTCCACCCAGCGCAGGTAACGCTCGCCGTCGCGGCCCAGGCAGGCCAAGAGCACCGGGCGCTCGCCGAGCTGGGCCAGGCCGTAGGCGATGTTGCCCGCCGTGCCACCCAGCTTTTCCTGCAGGCCGTTCACGTTGAAGCACACGTTGAGCACATGAATCTTGTCGGGCAGGATGTGGTCGGAGAAACGGCCATCGAAGTTCATGATGCGGTCGTAGGCCAGAGACCCTGAGATGTAAAGCTTCACTGCGATCCTCGCTATGTTTCTAGCGGTTGGTTTTGTCCAAGGCGCTGATGATGCGCTCCACCCAGGCCCGCGCCTCGCTCAGCGACTCGGGCGAGGCGGGATCGGGGCAGGCATTCTCGCTGGCGTCCAGGCTGAAACACTCGGCCGCGCTTAGGCGGCAAACGGTCCAGCCCGGCATTCCCGGCGGCACATGGGGGCGCTCGTTCACCCGGTAAAGGCTAAAGCACTCCAGGTCGCAGCGCACGCTGTAAGCGCGGCCCAAAAGGCGCACCTCAATGGCCCGCCCCAGCAACCCGCGTTGAGAGAACTCGCCCAGCACCAGGCTGAAGAGAGCCTCGGCCCGCTGGTTAGGCATCACCCTCCTCCCGGACGGCCAAGCGCGCCTGCTTGACCGCCACTCATTATTAAGCTAACGATTACAATATCAGAAAAACGGCTGCCTTGCGTAGACGGCGGCATCAGGGAGGGAAGCATGGACTTGCAGAGCGAGGTGGCTCTGGTCACTGGCGCGGGCCGGGGCATTGGCCTGGCCACGGCGGAAAAGCTGGGCACTTCGGGCGCGGCGGTGGTGCTGGCCGACATGGACCTGGCCACGGCCGAAGCGGGCGCCCTGGCCATCGAAGGCGCGGGGGGCCGGGCTCTGGCCCTGCAAATGGACGTGCGCTCGGCCGAGGGCTGGGCGGACACCGTGAACAAGGCCGTGAAGCGCTACGGCCCGCTCACCGCCCTGGTAAACAACGCTGGCTTCGACCGCCCCGGCGGGGTGGCCAAGGTGAGCCAGGAGGACTTTCAGGACGTCTTGGAGGTCCACCTGATCTCCTGTTTGCTGGGTATGCGCGCGGCCTTGCCCGCCTTTGAGCAGGCCGGGCGGGGCGCGGTGGTCAATGTGTCCAGCGTGTACGCCAAGATCGGCGGCCACGGCGAGGCGGCCTACACCGCGGCCAAGGCGGGCATGGTGGGGCTCACCAAGTCGGCGGCCCGTGAGTTCGCCAAGTTGGGGGTACGGGTCAACTGCGTGTTGCCCGGGCTCACCGACACCCCGGCCATCCGGGGCATGATGTCGGACAAGGTGCGCGAAAAGCTCCTGGCCGAGACCCCGCTACGGCGCATGGCCCAGCCCGGCGAGATCGCCAACGTGATCGCCTTCCTGTGCTCCAATGAGGCCAGCTACGTGACCGGCGCGGCTTGGGAAGTCAGTGGCGGTTGGAATATGTAATCAGGCGCGGGGG harbors:
- a CDS encoding carbohydrate kinase family protein, whose protein sequence is MKLYISGSLAYDRIMNFDGRFSDHILPDKIHVLNVCFNVNGLQEKLGGTAGNIAYGLAQLGERPVLLACLGRDGERYLRWVESQGIDGSRVRVLEEEFTAGAFITTDKADNQITGFNPGAMNHPCLCDVGEMNPKSSLAIVAPGNLEDMQRLPKEFRAKGVPYIFDPGQSLNIWQGPDLDKALTGAEVLISNDYELELIRRMTGLKLSQILERVGAVITTKGEEGSVLWRGQERTDIPIAKAEKVLDPTGAGDAYRAGLMKGISLGLDLAQACLWGAVLSSYAVACYGTQEYSVDQEGFAKRLETLGGGAYPA
- a CDS encoding SDR family oxidoreductase, whose translation is MDLQSEVALVTGAGRGIGLATAEKLGTSGAAVVLADMDLATAEAGALAIEGAGGRALALQMDVRSAEGWADTVNKAVKRYGPLTALVNNAGFDRPGGVAKVSQEDFQDVLEVHLISCLLGMRAALPAFEQAGRGAVVNVSSVYAKIGGHGEAAYTAAKAGMVGLTKSAAREFAKLGVRVNCVLPGLTDTPAIRGMMSDKVREKLLAETPLRRMAQPGEIANVIAFLCSNEASYVTGAAWEVSGGWNM